In Chryseobacterium sp., the genomic window TCAAGAAGATCATTTCGGGGAAACTACAGAATATGACCTGAACGGAAATATTACCCGATTGTACCGGAATACTAAAAATACCACCAATGGGCTAGCCATGCAGATTGACAACCTGAGCTATACCTACTCCGGAAACAGACTTTTGAAAGTAACAGATGCTGCTCAGAATTATTCAGGATATAGCGGTGGAGGAAATACCATAGGGTATGACTCGAATGGCAATATGACAAATCATTTAGATAAAGGAATTAATGAGATTACATACAACTTTCTGAATCTTCCTTCCTCAGTGAAGAACAACAACAATACCAGTCCTTTCGGGAGCCTTAGTTCTTATTTGTACAGGGCTGACGGGACAAAACTTAAAAAAGGATATTCTTATTATAAGAGAGACTGGCAGGGAAATACCAGCCTAGCTTATACCGTTACGGATTATCTGGATGGCTTTCAGTACGTGTTGGAAAATTCAGGGATATCATGTTTGGATTGCCCCCGGCTTCCCCTGCATTACAATTTGTACCTACCTCGGAAGGCTATTTTGATTTTGTAAAAAATAAGTATATTTACAACTATACTGATCATTTAGGAAATGTACGATTAAGTTACATGAATAACGGGTCAGGAGTTGAGATCATTGAAGAAAACAATTATTATCCTTTTGGATTAAAACATGAGGGGGTGAATGTGTTGGCGGGGAACCCTGCTTATCAGTACAAGTATAATGGCAAGGAGTTGCAGGAGACGGGTATGTATGATTATGGAGCGAGAATGTATATGCCGGATGTGGGAAGATGGGGGGTTGTGGATCCATTAGCGGAGAAAATGACTAGACATAGTCCTTATAATTATGCGTTCAATAATCCAATACGTTTCATTGATCCTGATGGAAGACAAGGAACGGATTGGGTTCATAACAGAGAAACTAACCAGATTTATTGGAATAATAATGCCACAAGTCAAGCTACAGCTGGAGCTAATGAGACCTATCTTGGAAAATCTGGGACATATACAACTCAGGACGGTTCTACAACTGCATTAAATTCTGATCGCTCTTATACTAATAATTC contains:
- a CDS encoding RHS repeat-associated core domain-containing protein, whose amino-acid sequence is MFGLPPASPALQFVPTSEGYFDFVKNKYIYNYTDHLGNVRLSYMNNGSGVEIIEENNYYPFGLKHEGVNVLAGNPAYQYKYNGKELQETGMYDYGARMYMPDVGRWGVVDPLAEKMTRHSPYNYAFNNPIRFIDPDGRQGTDWVHNRETNQIYWNNNATSQATAGANETYLGKSGTYTTQDGSTTALNSDRSYTNNSLLGGMGVMNNLDPLIQAGDSASAMSVAAFGTPNDGSYIRETPSLNTAEGAFANPSAQLASTTLTAMQQAPLAIASELAIVKIGGLLSKSTTVYRSVSPAELADIGTNGLRVGESGYATEKLFTTTASDASFFSKAFYPWDKTANTIIKAKVPNSVMKTSGSYIMDGKNVISIPANQLQNIKNVKALNYSPLP